A window of Streptomyces broussonetiae genomic DNA:
CCGGCCGCACGCGGGTCGCGCTCGGAGGCGTAACGCAGCGCCCGGGCCAGCGCCTTGAACTGGCACTCCACGATGTGGTGCGCGTTGCGCCCGTACGGCACGTGCACGTGCAGCGCGATCTGCGCCTGCGCAACGAAGGACTCCAGGATGTGCCGGGTCATCGTGGTGTCGTACTCGCCGATCATCGGCGCCATGTTCTCGGGCTCGGTGTGCACGAGGTACGGGCGGCCGGAGAGGTCGACGGTGACCTGGGCGAGGGACTCGTCCAGCGGGACCGTGCAGTTGCCGAACCGATAGATCCCCACCTTGTCGCCGAGGGCCTGCTTGAAGGCGGCGCCGAGCGCGAGGGCGGTGTCCTCGATGGTGTGGTGGGAGTCGATGTGCAGGTCGCCGTCGGTCTTCACGGTCAGGTCGAACAGACCGTGCCGGCCGAGCTGGTCGAGCATGTGGTCGTAGAAGCCGACGCCGGTGGCGATGTCGGTCTTCCCGGTGCCGTCGAGGTCGATCTCGACCAGGACCGACGTCTCCTTGGTGGTCCGTTCGACTCTTCCGACGCGCAGATCGCGGCTCATGCCTCAAGCTCCTTCTTGACTTCACGTACCGCGTCGAGGAACGCGTCGTTCTCTTCGGGGGTTCCGGCGGACACCCGCAGCCACCCCGGCACGCCGTTGTCCCGGACCAGGACGCCCCGGTCGAGGATCCTGCGCCAGGCCTCGTGGGAGTCCGGGAACCGGCCGAACTGGACGAAGTTCGCGTCGGACTCGATGACGTCGTAGCCGATCGCGCGCAGCTCGGTGACCAGCCGGTCCCGCTCCGCCTTCAGCTGCTCGACGTACTTCAGCAGGGTGTCGGTGTGCTCCAGAGCGGCCAGGGCGGTCGCCTGGGTGATCGCCGACAGGTGGTACGGCAGCCGCACGAGCTGGACGGCGTCCACCACCGCCGGGTCGGCGGCGAGGTAGCCGAGGCGCAGGCCCGCCGCGCCGAACGCCTTCGACATCGTGCGGGAGATCACCAGGTGCGGACGGCCTTCGAGCAGCGGCAGCAGCGAGTCGCCGTGGCTGAACTCGATGTAGGCCTCGTCCACGATCACCATCGACGGCTTGGCCGCCTGGGCCGCCTCGTACAGCGCGAGGACGGTCTCGGGCGGAACCGCGTTGCCGGTGGGGTTGTTGGGGGTGGTGACGAAGACGACGTCCGGCCGGTGCTCGGCGATCGCCCGCTCGGCGGCGGCGAGGTCGATCGTGAAGTCCTCGCCCCGCGGACCGGAGATCCAGCCGGTGCCCGTCCCGCGCGCGATGAGCGCGTGCATCGAGTACGACGGCTCGAAGCCGACCGCCGTACGGCCCGGTCCGCCGAAGGTCTGCAGCAGCTGCTGGATGACCTCGTTGGAGCCGTTGGCGGCCCACACGTTCTCGATGCCGAGGGGGTGCCTGCCCGTCTTCGTCAGGTACGCGGCCAGCTCGGTGCGCAGCTGGACCGCGTCCCGGTCCGGGTAGCGGTTCAGGTCGCGGGCGGCCTCCCGGACCCGCTCCGCGATCCGCTCGACCAGCGGCTCGGGCAGCGGATAGGGGTTCTCGTTCGTGTTCAGCCGTACGGGGACGTCCAACTGGGGCGCGCCGTAGGGGGACTTGCCGCGCAGCTCGTCCCGTACGGGAAGATCGTCGATCCTGGTCACTTGCTCTCGGGCACCTTCCAACCGAAACGAGCCTTGATCGCCGCGCCGTGCGCCGGCAGGTCCTCCGCCTCCGCCAGCGTCACCACGTGGTGCGCGACCTCGGCCAGCGCGTCCTGCGTGTAGTCCACGATGTGGATGCCGCGCAGGAAGGACTGGACGGACAGGCCCGAGGAGTGGCAGGCGCAGCCGCCGGTGGGCAGGACGTGGTTGGAGCCGGCCGCGTAGTCGCCGAGCGAGACCGGGGCCCAGGGACCGATGAAGATCGCGCCCGCGTTCTTCACGCGGTCGGCCACCGCGGCGGCGTCGGCCGTCTGGATCTCCAGGTGTTCGGCGCCGTAGGCGTCGACCACGCGCAGACCCTCCTCGAGGCCGTCCACGAGGACGATCGCGGACTGCCTGCCCTCCAGCGCGGGCACGATCCGGTCCTCGACGTGCTTGGTGGCCGCGACCTGCGGCTGAAGCTCCTTGTCCACCGCGTCCGCCAGTTCGACGGAGTCGGTGACGAGAACGGCGGCGGCCAGCGGGTCGTGCTCGGCCTGGCTGATCAGGTCCGCGGCCACGTGCACCGGGTCGGCGCTGTCGTCGGCGAGGATCGCGATCTCGGTCGGGCCGGCCTCGGCGTCGATGCCGATCTTGCCGGTGAAGAAGCGCTTGGCGGCGGCGACCCAGATGTTGCCGGGGCCGGTGACCATGTTGGCCGGGGCGCAGGACTCGGTGCCGTACGCGAACATCGCGACGGCGGTGGCGCCGCCCGCGGCGTAGACCTCGTCCA
This region includes:
- the hisB gene encoding imidazoleglycerol-phosphate dehydratase HisB; this encodes MSRDLRVGRVERTTKETSVLVEIDLDGTGKTDIATGVGFYDHMLDQLGRHGLFDLTVKTDGDLHIDSHHTIEDTALALGAAFKQALGDKVGIYRFGNCTVPLDESLAQVTVDLSGRPYLVHTEPENMAPMIGEYDTTMTRHILESFVAQAQIALHVHVPYGRNAHHIVECQFKALARALRYASERDPRAAGILPSTKGAL
- a CDS encoding histidinol-phosphate transaminase; the protein is MTRIDDLPVRDELRGKSPYGAPQLDVPVRLNTNENPYPLPEPLVERIAERVREAARDLNRYPDRDAVQLRTELAAYLTKTGRHPLGIENVWAANGSNEVIQQLLQTFGGPGRTAVGFEPSYSMHALIARGTGTGWISGPRGEDFTIDLAAAERAIAEHRPDVVFVTTPNNPTGNAVPPETVLALYEAAQAAKPSMVIVDEAYIEFSHGDSLLPLLEGRPHLVISRTMSKAFGAAGLRLGYLAADPAVVDAVQLVRLPYHLSAITQATALAALEHTDTLLKYVEQLKAERDRLVTELRAIGYDVIESDANFVQFGRFPDSHEAWRRILDRGVLVRDNGVPGWLRVSAGTPEENDAFLDAVREVKKELEA
- the hisD gene encoding histidinol dehydrogenase, whose translation is MISRIDLRGDALPEGPALRDLLPRADFDVQAALEKVRPICEAVHHRGDAALIDFAEKFDGVRLESVRVPAQALTDALAALDPAVRAALEESIRRARLVHREQRRSTHTTQVVPGGSVTEKWVPVERVGLYAPGGRSVYPSSVVMNVVPAQEAGVESIALASPPQKEFGGLPHPTILAACALLGVDEVYAAGGATAVAMFAYGTESCAPANMVTGPGNIWVAAAKRFFTGKIGIDAEAGPTEIAILADDSADPVHVAADLISQAEHDPLAAAVLVTDSVELADAVDKELQPQVAATKHVEDRIVPALEGRQSAIVLVDGLEEGLRVVDAYGAEHLEIQTADAAAVADRVKNAGAIFIGPWAPVSLGDYAAGSNHVLPTGGCACHSSGLSVQSFLRGIHIVDYTQDALAEVAHHVVTLAEAEDLPAHGAAIKARFGWKVPESK